DNA sequence from the Pseudoliparis swirei isolate HS2019 ecotype Mariana Trench chromosome 6, NWPU_hadal_v1, whole genome shotgun sequence genome:
AACTTCTTCACCTCCATCCTCGCCACGCTGGTGGTGTTCGCCGTGCTGGGCTTCAAGGCCAACATCATGAGCGCCAAGTGTGTCGCGCTGTGAGTACACCACGCACACACTCCTcaccacgcacacgcactcCCTCACCACGCACCACAcaccacgcacacgcactcCCTCACCACGCACACACTCCTCACCACGCACTCCTCACCACGCACTCCTCACCACGCACTCCTCACCACGCACTCCTCACCACGCACTCCTCACCACGCACTCCTCACCACGCACCACACACCACGCACCACACACTCCTTCACTGCCTCATTCCCTCATTCCCTCACTGCCTCACTGCCTCATTCCCTCActgcctcactccctcactccttcactccttcactgcCTCACTGCCTCATTCCCTcattccctcactccctcactccctcactccttcactccctcactgcctcattccctcattccctcactccctcactgcctcactccctcactccttcactgCTTCACTGCCTcattccctcactccctcactgccTCACTCCTTCACTGCCTCATTCCCTCActgcctcactccctcactccttcattccttcactccttcactgcCTCACTGCCTCAttccctcactccttcactccctcactgcctcattccctcattccctcactccctcactccctcactgctTCACTGCCTcattccctcactccctcactgccTCACTCCTTCACTGCCTCATTCCCTCActgcctcactccctcactccttcattccttcactccttcactccttcactcctcacTGCCTCACTGCCTCAttccctcactccttcactccctcactccctcactgcctcactccctcactccttcactccctcactGCTTCACtgcctcactccttcactcctctggcttcactttttcttcttcctcttcttccttcttctgcctcgtcttcctccttcttcttcttcttctttctttttcttcttcttcctccttcctcttcttcctcctcttcctattcctcctcttcttcttcttcttcttctccttcatcttcagtGGATTTGGAGCAGGTTATGAGAGGTTAGAGGGAGATATCTAGGAAAGGGGgaagccaatcagaggcagagaaAGGAGTGTCATTCTCTAAACCCCGCCCCCGAACACAAACTGACCAATCACAGCGTAGGAGCTCGTGACGGGACGGTGACCAGCTGTTGaacctgtctctctttcttcagAAACTCCAACAGGATCGTGACGTTGCTAGGCAACGGCATTGAGAGGAGTCTGATCCCCGCCCACGTCAACCTCACCAACGTGAGCCAGGTCAGTACCGAGGACTACCACCAGATGGTCCAGGCCATCGAGCTGGGGACCGGGGACCAGTACCAGAACCTCCGGCTGGAGTCCTGCAGCATCGAGGACGAGCTCAACAAGGTACCAGAGacgaatatatagatatataatatataagaatataagaatataaatatataagaataaataaatatataagaatataaatatataacaacataaatatataagaatataaatatataagaatataaatatataagaatataaatatatataaatatataacaacataaatatataagaatataaatatataagaatataaatatataagaatataaatatataagaacataaatatataagaatatcaatatataagaatatcaatatatataaatatataagaatataaaaatacataaatatataagaacataaatatataagaatataaatatatataaatatatagatatataaatatataagaatacaagaatataaatatataagaatataaatatatagatatataaatatataagaatacaagaatataaatatataagaatataaatttatagatatataaatatataagaatatacaaatatatatgaatatattaaagAGGGCCAATCAGAGAACTCCTGGACACtgaactcttcttcttcctcctcctcctcctcctcctccttcttcttcttcttcttcttcttctcctcctcttcttcctcctcctcctcttcttcttcttcccccttcatccttttcctccttcttcctactcttcttcctcctcctcctcctcctccagacggtCCAGGGCACAGGCTTGGCCTTCATCGCCTTCACGGAGGCCATGACTCACTTCCCGGCGTCGCCCTTCTGGTCCGTGATGTTCTTCCTGATGCTGGTGAACCTGGGCCTGGGCAGCATGTTCGGCACCATCGAGGGCATCCTCACGCCGCTCATCGACACCTTCAAGGTCCGCAAGGAGCTCCTCACAGGTCAGAGCCCCGGGACGCCagggaaaggtcaaaggtcaaggaggCGGCGGAGCTAACGTATCTGTGAAGGGAGTTCAGTGACGGGGTACACCGAGGCTAATGGGTCAGGCTAATGGGTCAGGGTTAGGCTTATGGGTTAGGCTAATGGGTCAGGCTAATGGGTTAGGCTAATGGGTTAGGCTAATGGGTCAGGCTAATGGGTTAGGCTAATAGTCAGGGTCAGGCTAATGGGTCAGGCTAATGGGTTAGGCTAATGGGTCAGGGTCAGGCTAATGGGTCAGGCTAATGGGTCAGGCTAATGGGTTAGGCTAATGGGTCAGGGTCAGGCTAATGGGTCAGGCTAATGGGTCAGGCTAATAGGTCAGGGTTAGGCTAATGGGTCAGGCTAATGGGTCAGGGTTAGGCTAATGGGTCAGGGTTAGGCTAATGGGTCAGGCTAATGGGTCAGGGTTAGGCTAATGGGTCAGGCTAATGGGTCAGGGTTAGGCTAATGGGTCAGGCTAATGGGTCAGGCTAATGGGTTAGGCTAATGGGTCAGGCTAATGGGTTAGGCTAATGGGTCAGGCTAATGGGTCAGGCTAATGGGTTAGGCTAATGGGTTAGGCTAATGGGTCAGGCTAATGGGTCAGGGTTAGGCTAATGGGTCAGGCTAATGGGTCAGGGTTAGGCTAATGGGTCAGGCTAATGGGTCAGGCTAATGGGTCAGGCTAATGGGTCAGGCTAATGGGTCAGGCTAATGGGTCAGGCTAATGTCTTGGTCTAACGGTGGCGTTGCCGTGGTGACGGCCTCCCCCccgcagtgggctgctgtgcgTTGGCCTTCTCCATCGGCCTGCTGTTCGTCCAGCGCTCGGGGAACTACTTCGTGGCGATGTTCGACGACTACTCGGCGACGCTGCCGCTGCTCATCGTGGTCGTGCTGGAGAACGTGGCGGTGGCCTGGGTCTACGGCATCGACAAGTGAGCGGCTCACCGTGTTCAacaaatgaacacgtgatttcATGTCCCATGATGAACAACCCGCCCCCCCAGGTTCTTTGAGGACCTGACGGACATGCTGGGCTTCACGCCGTACCGGTTCTACTACTACATGTGGAAGTACGTCACGccgacgctgctgctgctgctgctgggcgcCAGCTTCATCCAGCTGGCCATGGTGCCGCCCAGCTACAGCGCCTGgatacaggaggaggtgaggccagagctgccttctctctcctgaccaccagggggcgactggttgtatagaagtctatgcttcatgtgttaaagctgcattctctctcctgaccaccagggggcgactcatctggttgtatagaagtctatgcttcatgtgttaaagctgcattatctctcctgaccaccagggggcgactcctggttgtatagaagtctatgcttcatgtgttaaagatgcaatctctctcctgaccaccagggggcgactcctctggttgtatagaagtctatgcttcatgtgttaaagctgcattctctctcctgaccaccagggggcgactcctggttgtatagaagtctatgcttcatgtgttaaagctgcattctctctcctgaccaccagggggctcctctggttgtatagaagtctatatagtgactctacttctcttgatgtattccctcagtaaacattgtaaacatgagtttatgtctcagtctctagtttcaagtcttctatacagcatgatgtcatcatttagtgcattatgatgtcatcatttatactttatggtcatttagagtaaagcaggggatgctttaggggcggggcttattgtgattgacaggtctctaccagAACTTCGAATTCTAAGAATATGTCCACTtcttctatacaacctgagTGTTTTCCCGCCTCTGCTGAACCATCTTTCCAATGTTCTTGACGTAAaccctaaacaacaacaacaacctcccgTCCCCGCTGCAGGCCAAGGAGCGGGTGCTGCCCTTCCCCCCGTGGGGCATGGCGCTCTGCATCTCCCTGGTGGTGGTGGCCGTGCTCCCCGTGCCCGTCGTCTTCCTGCTGCGCTACTTCAACGTCATCGACGACGGCGCCGCCGGCGGCCTCTCCGCCGTCGCCTACAAGAAGGGCCGCATCATCCAGGAGGCGGCGCGGCCGGTcggcgaggaggacgacgacacCAGCCTGATCCGGGCCAAGGCGCCCAGCGAGGCGCCGTCGCCCGGCAACAACATCTACCGCaagccgggcggcggcggccccgAAGCCGACACCGCACCCAACG
Encoded proteins:
- the slc6a15 gene encoding sodium-dependent neutral amino acid transporter B(0)AT2 translates to MPKNSKAVKRELDDDVTESAKDLLSHEDACDDFKKSSLIVSGHDGGGKGCDVEEGGSDPDEEEDDGRPAWNSKLQYILAQVGFSVGLGNVWRFPYLCQKNGGGAYLVPYLILLILIGIPLFFLELAVGQRIRRGSIGVWNYISPRLGGIGFASCMVCFFVALYYNVIIGWSLFYFSQSFQQPLPWHECPLIKNDTSTYVVPECDKSSATTYYWYREALNISDSISEGGGLNWKMTVCLLVAWSMVCLAMIKGIQSSGKVMYFSSLFPYVVLICFLVRALLLKGSVDGIRHMFTPKLEIMLEAKVWREAATQVFFALGLGFGGVIAFSSYNKRDNNCHFDAVLVSFINFFTSILATLVVFAVLGFKANIMSAKCVALNSNRIVTLLGNGIERSLIPAHVNLTNVSQVSTEDYHQMVQAIELGTGDQYQNLRLESCSIEDELNKTVQGTGLAFIAFTEAMTHFPASPFWSVMFFLMLVNLGLGSMFGTIEGILTPLIDTFKVRKELLTVGCCALAFSIGLLFVQRSGNYFVAMFDDYSATLPLLIVVVLENVAVAWVYGIDKFFEDLTDMLGFTPYRFYYYMWKYVTPTLLLLLLGASFIQLAMVPPSYSAWIQEEAKERVLPFPPWGMALCISLVVVAVLPVPVVFLLRYFNVIDDGAAGGLSAVAYKKGRIIQEAARPVGEEDDDTSLIRAKAPSEAPSPGNNIYRKPGGGGPEADTAPNGRYGIGYLMTDMPDMPESDL